One genomic window of Nicotiana sylvestris chromosome 10, ASM39365v2, whole genome shotgun sequence includes the following:
- the LOC104234050 gene encoding carbonic anhydrase 2-like, whose protein sequence is MGPINFAKVCVALRATKENNEEPLKSEMFITTCTKKEKEVHTDTQVAISELRNRQSSGETADDAFRAVFEKEQPGRVKKMAGESYENATNGGAKKEFNPDERIRSGFAYFKTEKYDKDPELYDELAKDQSPKFLVFACSDSRVCPSHILNFQPGEAFLVRNIANMVPPYDQIKYSRAGASIEYAIVHLKVENILVMGHSCCGGIKGLMSIPDDGSIECDFIEEWVKICSISKAKVKREHGDKDFTEQCTILEKEAVNESLANLLTYPFVREAVMNKSLALKGGHYDFVNGSFELWDLDEFNNSHSVHSNSCKTDTFHGTYCPVLFQVSLPFVFRYTHFTICT, encoded by the exons ATGGGACCTATTAATTTTGCAAAAGTGTGTGTGGCATTG CGCGCAACCAAAGAGAACAACGAGGAACCATTAAAGTCTgaaatgtttattacaacttgTACAAAGAAAGAGAAGGAAGTTCATACGGATACTCAAGTTGCAATA TCTGAACTTCGGAATCGTCAAAGTTCTGGAGAAACAGCAGATGATGCATTTAGGGCTGTATTTGAAAAGGAGCAGCCTGGTCGG GTCAAGAAAATGGCTGGGGAATCATATGAAAACGCCACTAATGGAGGAGCGAAGAAAGAGTTTAACCCGGATGAGAGGATCCGCTCCGGATTCGCCTACTTCAAGACTGAGAAATATGA CAAAGATCCCGAGTTGTACGATGAGCTCGCAAAAGATCAAAGCCCAAAG TTTTTGGTATTTGCCTGCTCCGATTCCAGAGTGTGCCCATCCCACATACTTAATTTCCAACCAGGAGAGGCTTTTCTGGTTCGTAATATAGCCAACATGGTCCCTCCTTATGACCAG ATTAAATATTCTAGAGCTGGGGCATCTATTGAATATGCAATTGTCCACTTAAAG GTGGAGAATATTTTGGTGATGGGACACAGCTGCTGTGGAGGTATAAAAGGACTCATGTCTATCCCTGATGATGGGTCCATAGAGTG TGATTTCATCGAAGAATGGGTCAAAATCTGTTCGATATCAAAGGCAAAGGTTAAGAGAGAACATGGCGACAAGGATTTTACTGAACAATGTACAATATTGGAGAAG GAGGCAGTAAATGAATCACTAGCCAACTTACTGACATATCCATTTGTGAGGGAAGCTGTGATGAACAAAAGCCTTGCTCTGAAAGGTGGACACTACGATTTTGTGAATGGTTCTTTTGAGCTCTGGGATCTTGATGAGTTCAACAATAGCCATTCCGTTCACTCTAATTCTTGCAAAACGGATACTTTTCATGGAACCTATTGTCCAGTACTGTTTCAAGTTTCTCTTCCGTTTGTATTTCGAT ACACTCATTTCACAATTTGTACTTGA